Proteins found in one Vicia villosa cultivar HV-30 ecotype Madison, WI unplaced genomic scaffold, Vvil1.0 ctg.000262F_1_1_1, whole genome shotgun sequence genomic segment:
- the LOC131626112 gene encoding uncharacterized protein LOC131626112, producing MYKVISGDSVKVPRKCLFFQNRASPRANFILWLTSLGRLSTKDRLVRFGLIQDTKCCFCQQMETMQHLFFACDYSSKIWEEMLQWNGYKRTATTWDKEKLWLIKEIAKKGWRREILRIILAETIYHIWYERNEVLFKHTRPSMNISRRIKDRVMNRSLLYRKLIPHVSVRNDSLI from the coding sequence ATGTATAAAGTAATCAGTGGAGACAGTGTAAAGGTGCCACGGAAATGCTTATTCTTCCAGAACCGAGCCAGCCCCCGTGCAAATTTCATTCTCTGGTTGACATCACTTGGCAGACTATCTACTAAGGATAGACTAGTGAGATTTGGACTGATTCAGGATACTAAGTGCTGCTTCTGTCAACAGATGGAAACGATGCAACACCTTTTCTTTGCGTGCGATTATTCTAGTAAAATCTGGGAGGAAATGTTGCAATGGAATGGATACAAGAGGACTGCCACTACTTGGGACAAGGAGAAACTATGGCTGATCAAAGAGATAGCAAAGAAAGGTTGGCGTAGAGAGATTTTGAGGATAATTCTAGCTGAGACTATATATCATATTTGGTATGAGAGAAACGAGGTATTGTTTAAGCACACAAGACCGAGTATGAACATCTCCCGTCGAATTAAGGATAGAGTGATGAATAGAAGCCTTTTGTATAGGAAGCTAATTCCACATGTTAGTGTTAGAAATGATAGCTTGATATAA